From Juglans regia cultivar Chandler chromosome 8, Walnut 2.0, whole genome shotgun sequence, the proteins below share one genomic window:
- the LOC109019426 gene encoding uncharacterized protein LOC109019426 yields the protein MEGLKVSDANLVAYVNPSKSTKVPQAVLRELSSLLFKFNETFDGVVLAYDVQIQDKVAKILPGLHPYFCVRLEAKLLLFSPKPNMLLEGKVVKLTQTSIHVIVLGFSSAVMTDEDIREEFRYKTKHGEEQYASRFHKRHVIKVGTTIRFSVKSFDEEILHISGSLVPTNTGSIGWLAKHMEDVSRIDRRSTKRGRESEGESVIVEHSEAYSLHSDQIRTSKKRKIKDES from the exons ATGGAGGGGTTGAAGGTATCAGATGCCAATTTGGTTGCTTACGTGAACCCATCGAAGAGTACCAAGGTTCCCCAAGCTGTCCTACGCGAGCTCAGCTCTCTGCTTTTCAA GTTCAATGAAACTTTTGATGGTGTGGTATTAGCCTATGACGTCCAAATTCAAGATAAAGTTGCAAAGATTCTTCCTGGACTTCACCCTTATTTTTGTGTGAGACTAGAAGCAAAGTTGTTACTTTTTTCTCCGAAGCCAAACATGCTTTTAG AAGGGAAGGTTGTGAAGCTTACTCAAACATCCATTCATGTCATTGTTCTTGGCTTTTCATCTGCCGTCATGACAGATGAAGACATTCGGGAAGAATTTAGATATAAAACC AAACACGGTGAGGAACAATATGCTAGCAGATTTCACAAGCGACATGTGATAAAGGTTGGAACCACGATACGCTTTTCAGTCAAGAG TTTTGATGAGGAAATACTGCACATTTCTGGGTCTCTGGTTCCGACAAACACGGGAAGCATTGGCTGGTTGGCTAAACATATGGAAGATGTTTCACGTATTGACAG GAGGAGTACAAAGAGGGGAagagaaagtgagggagaaTCGGTAATTGTAGAGCACAGTGAAGCATATTCCTTGCACAGTGACCAAATCAGGACGTCAAAGAAACGCAAAATTAAAGACGAGTCTTAA